CGGCAGGTTCATGGTGGAATGGGATTCGGTGGTCCATTTCGGCACTCAGCATTATTATTCCATTCAGGCGATATTAGATTTGGCCGATTCGAGCATCACCTTTCTTTACTGCTCGGCTCAGCCCGGCTGGCAGGCGGATTTTGCCAGCATCGGGATAGAGAATTCCGCCGGCACGGTGGGTTTGAGCCTCGCCCAGAGCTTTCTGAAAGACCAGTATGCGGTCCGTTTTTACAATCAGCAGGACTCCCACGACCTGCAGGCGGCCGCGATTGTCTCCCCGGGATGGTATCTTGACCCCGAGGACTTGGCGGTGCCGGAACTGCTGGCGCAAAATACCGGCTTGGTAAGCCAGACCTTTCCGGTTGTTTGCCATATTCTATGCAACGACACTCTGATCCGGGTTGACACCGCGTATGTGACCGAACTGCCGGCGGGCGATTCCCTCGCGGTCGGATTCGCCCCGTGGCAGGCGGGCCCGGCAGGAGAGCGTTACGTCTTTCGGATGTTCTGCGACCTGGACGGCGATCAGAACCGGGCTAACGATACCCTGCAATCCGAAGCGATCTCGTTTCCCTACCGCAACAAGATCAACGCCTCCTGGCGTAGCGCGGCGATCTCTGTCGACGGCGTGCTTTCCAACGGCGAATGGCCGGATGCGGCCAAGATCGACATCACCGACATTCTGAGCCGTAACGGCCAGGCAGTTCCGGCCGGAAGCGCGTTCCTGTACGCGGTCAACGATTCGTCGGCGCTATATCTTGCCGTGGACGTGCCGTGGGATGCGAGCCTGGAAAGCGGCGACGCTCTCTATCTTTTTGTCGACGACGACGGCGATGGCGCCTGGGCCGGCGATAACAGCGAGGGCCGCTATATCCTGCAGCAGTCGGGCGCTGCCGACAGCCTGACATTCACGGCGCTGCCGGCCGTTATCAATTCGGGCGCCGGCGGTATCGCAAAAG
This sequence is a window from Candidatus Edwardsbacteria bacterium. Protein-coding genes within it:
- a CDS encoding T9SS type A sorting domain-containing protein translates to MKNIILLLFVLAASRPIGAATGGPDAFGYRWIDSDETAGPVYSWTEIRGLGASPGAADDKSWLAALPQSFRFYGQVYDSVYICSNGFLSFASRDSNPYPSSIPNSTLPNAMAAPLWNDLDPADPQSGGIYCYHDSAAGRFMVEWDSVVHFGTQHYYSIQAILDLADSSITFLYCSAQPGWQADFASIGIENSAGTVGLSLAQSFLKDQYAVRFYNQQDSHDLQAAAIVSPGWYLDPEDLAVPELLAQNTGLVSQTFPVVCHILCNDTLIRVDTAYVTELPAGDSLAVGFAPWQAGPAGERYVFRMFCDLDGDQNRANDTLQSEAISFPYRNKINASWRSAAISVDGVLSNGEWPDAAKIDITDILSRNGQAVPAGSAFLYAVNDSSALYLAVDVPWDASLESGDALYLFVDDDGDGAWAGDNSEGRYILQQSGAADSLTFTALPAVINSGAGGIAKAIGIASGHAQYEMSIPLGGGTGSYIRNGPGGIAKLHLSWQDGADKNIYAWWPQDMELPQDENPAHYGRLALADASGVAEQPQETALSPGIFRLWNSPNPFAAQTRISYQLPAAGPVEIVVYNIMGQRVAGLVDGVRSAGPHSVTWTTATSCATGVYLCRLSFAGRHRVVRMQLIK